From a single Spongiibacter taiwanensis genomic region:
- a CDS encoding sigma 54-interacting transcriptional regulator → MSFDAADSNEEWGKLAYWMRHAAFEQSTEPMMLLDPQNNQYVDCNIAACELLGYSRPEILRMPISRIHGRELGQLIVFTEQVLAQDKAWSTRISCRLKNGEHIPVELAGARVVIKRREYLAVAIRDVVSAELNRDAAEAERIVRGGLLEWKHLQNIFQQGERENLLMLTSVGDGIYCVDTQGLCTFMNPAAMRLFGRSDRDVLGHNVHYVHHHTHEDGRHYPVEECPIYAAIRDGVVHEGGQEIFWKQDGTPFPVEFTSTPIIKDRAIIGAVVVFRDISARMETERKLRDALTELSELKARLEDENAYLQQEILIEQRYHGILGDSEAVRRLLQQIEMVAETQANVLITGESGTGKELIARAIHEASPRKDGPLIRVNCAAIPHELFESEFFGHIKGAFTGAVRDRIGRFELANGGTLFLDEVGEIPLELQSKLLRVLQEGQLERVGEERTRNVNVRIVAATNKDLKAEVARHAFREDLYFRLNVFPIHSPPLRERENDIALLASHFFEQACQKFNQGGGRLTQGDLRMLQAYSWPGNIRELQNVMERAAITARNGRAAIDLPVAGQVVTAPAAVDGADGSDILTDEEMQAQWRRNMLAALDRCDWKLFGDDGAAELLGMKPTTLASRIKRMGLVRGEKALNR, encoded by the coding sequence ATGAGTTTTGATGCGGCTGATAGCAATGAGGAGTGGGGCAAGCTGGCCTACTGGATGCGCCATGCTGCCTTTGAGCAGTCCACCGAACCGATGATGCTGCTAGACCCCCAAAACAACCAGTACGTGGACTGCAATATCGCCGCCTGTGAACTACTGGGCTACAGCCGCCCGGAAATTTTGCGGATGCCGATTTCCCGCATTCACGGTCGTGAGTTGGGCCAGTTGATTGTGTTCACCGAGCAGGTGCTGGCCCAGGACAAGGCCTGGAGCACGCGCATCTCTTGTCGACTGAAAAACGGCGAGCATATTCCGGTGGAGTTGGCGGGTGCCCGAGTGGTAATCAAACGGCGGGAATATCTGGCGGTGGCCATTCGGGATGTGGTGTCAGCTGAGCTAAATCGGGACGCTGCTGAGGCCGAGCGGATTGTTCGAGGTGGCTTGCTGGAATGGAAGCACCTGCAGAATATTTTTCAGCAGGGGGAACGTGAAAACCTGCTGATGCTGACCTCAGTGGGGGATGGCATTTACTGCGTAGATACCCAGGGGCTGTGTACCTTTATGAATCCGGCGGCGATGCGCCTGTTTGGTCGCAGTGACCGGGATGTGTTGGGCCACAACGTGCATTACGTGCATCACCATACCCATGAGGACGGGCGCCACTATCCGGTCGAGGAGTGCCCTATCTACGCCGCAATTCGCGACGGGGTCGTTCATGAAGGTGGTCAGGAAATTTTCTGGAAGCAGGACGGTACACCTTTTCCGGTGGAGTTCACCAGCACACCGATTATTAAGGATCGCGCCATTATTGGCGCGGTAGTGGTATTCCGGGACATCAGCGCCCGCATGGAAACCGAGCGCAAATTGCGCGATGCCCTGACCGAGCTGAGTGAACTGAAAGCCCGACTGGAGGACGAGAACGCCTACCTGCAACAGGAAATTCTGATTGAGCAGCGCTATCACGGCATTCTGGGTGACAGTGAGGCCGTGCGCCGCCTGTTGCAACAAATTGAGATGGTGGCCGAAACCCAGGCCAACGTGCTGATAACGGGCGAATCGGGGACGGGCAAGGAACTGATTGCCCGGGCCATTCACGAGGCCAGCCCGCGCAAGGACGGTCCGCTGATTCGGGTGAACTGCGCCGCCATTCCCCACGAGCTGTTTGAGAGCGAATTCTTCGGCCATATCAAAGGGGCCTTTACCGGGGCGGTGCGTGATCGCATTGGCCGCTTTGAGCTGGCCAACGGCGGCACCCTGTTTTTGGATGAAGTCGGTGAAATTCCCCTGGAATTGCAGAGTAAATTGCTGCGGGTGCTACAGGAAGGACAATTGGAGCGGGTCGGCGAGGAGCGCACCCGGAATGTGAATGTGCGCATCGTGGCGGCCACTAACAAGGACTTGAAAGCGGAGGTGGCGCGCCATGCCTTTCGGGAAGATCTGTATTTTCGCCTGAATGTGTTTCCTATTCATTCGCCGCCTTTGCGTGAACGGGAGAATGATATTGCGTTACTGGCCAGTCATTTTTTCGAGCAGGCCTGTCAGAAATTCAATCAGGGCGGTGGCCGGTTGACCCAGGGTGATCTTCGCATGCTGCAGGCCTATAGCTGGCCGGGCAATATCCGCGAATTACAAAACGTGATGGAGCGGGCGGCGATTACGGCACGCAATGGACGGGCAGCGATTGACCTGCCAGTTGCCGGGCAAGTCGTTACGGCTCCGGCGGCGGTGGACGGGGCGGATGGCAGCGATATATTGACCGACGAGGAAATGCAGGCCCAGTGGCGGCGCAACATGCTTGCCGCCTTGGATCGCTGTGACTGGAAATTGTTTGGCGACGATGGCGCCGCTGAACTGTTAGGAATGAAACCCACCACGCTGGCTTCACGGATCAAGCGAATGGGGTTGGTACGGGGAGAGAAGGCCCTAAATAGATAG
- a CDS encoding glutathione S-transferase family protein, which produces MITLYHLGVSQSDRIVWLLEELGLPYTLEWFDRGPDNLAPPAFTALHPAATAPIIKDGNTTLAESVAICEYLCWRHADGKLSVAPAQDNYPDYLYWMQVNNALMAVFFAKMAGGEQGISNPVIASSVTRREKGYFDFIEQRLGEVPYLAGDEFTCADIMIMFNLTTLPMFSGKTVTFGPNTQAYINRVTDRPAYKKAMAIAGPAARRP; this is translated from the coding sequence ATGATCACCCTATACCACCTTGGCGTCTCCCAATCCGACCGCATCGTCTGGCTGCTGGAAGAATTGGGCCTGCCTTACACTCTGGAATGGTTTGACCGGGGCCCTGACAATCTCGCCCCACCGGCTTTTACCGCCCTCCACCCGGCCGCTACCGCCCCCATTATCAAAGACGGCAACACGACTCTGGCCGAGTCGGTAGCCATTTGCGAATACCTTTGCTGGCGCCACGCCGATGGCAAACTCAGCGTCGCCCCTGCCCAAGACAATTACCCGGACTATCTCTACTGGATGCAGGTCAACAATGCCCTGATGGCCGTGTTCTTCGCCAAGATGGCCGGTGGCGAGCAGGGTATCAGCAACCCGGTAATTGCCAGCTCAGTCACCCGCCGAGAGAAGGGTTACTTCGATTTTATCGAACAGCGCTTGGGTGAAGTGCCCTACCTGGCCGGCGACGAATTTACCTGCGCCGATATCATGATCATGTTCAATCTCACCACCCTGCCCATGTTTAGCGGCAAGACTGTCACCTTTGGCCCCAACACCCAAGCCTACATCAATCGGGTTACCGACAGGCCGGCCTATAAAAAGGCGATGGCGATTGCTGGACCGGCGGCCAGGCGACCCTGA
- the arfB gene encoding alternative ribosome rescue aminoacyl-tRNA hydrolase ArfB, with the protein MLQITNSVSLPENEIELDAIRAQGSGGQNVNKVSSAIHLRFDIRASSLPEVYKERLLNLRDQRITKDGIVVIKAQQFRTQEQNRLDALERLQALLKTVTVVPKTRRPTKPSKAAKAKRMDKKSQRGKVKALRGKITD; encoded by the coding sequence ATGTTACAGATTACCAACAGCGTCTCTCTGCCCGAAAACGAAATTGAACTGGATGCCATTCGCGCCCAGGGCAGCGGTGGCCAGAACGTCAACAAGGTGTCCTCCGCCATCCATCTGCGCTTTGATATTCGCGCCTCCTCGCTGCCTGAGGTGTACAAAGAGCGGCTGCTGAATTTGCGGGATCAGCGCATTACCAAAGACGGCATTGTGGTGATCAAGGCCCAGCAGTTTCGCACCCAGGAGCAAAACCGCCTCGACGCCCTTGAGCGCCTGCAGGCCCTGTTGAAAACAGTCACGGTTGTGCCCAAAACACGCCGCCCCACAAAACCCAGCAAAGCAGCCAAAGCCAAGCGCATGGACAAAAAATCCCAGCGGGGCAAGGTTAAGGCGCTGCGCGGAAAGATCACTGACTGA
- a CDS encoding universal stress protein, translated as MQVYAFIDGSPIATAVCDAAAWTSLRVQVPLKLVHVLERAETNLSGDLSGSLGMDSREHLLDELVALDERRSKLALEHGQHMLAAAQDRVREDGVKQVSVMQRHGSLVDTVAEMDKDIRVMVLGRLGEGHECSAHTIGSHLENVIRTSHRPILVAMPEFSVPGNFMIAYDGSSTAEKALDMVVASPLLKGLPCHLVTVCPAGDERLSQVEHAAQKLRSAGFEVVNERLEGDVHDALAAYQKDRGIELLVMGAYGHSRIRQFFVGSNTSRIVSLSDIPVLLLR; from the coding sequence ATGCAGGTTTACGCCTTTATCGACGGTTCCCCCATTGCCACAGCCGTGTGTGATGCTGCCGCCTGGACCAGTCTACGGGTACAGGTGCCGCTGAAGCTGGTGCATGTGCTGGAGCGTGCTGAGACCAATCTCAGTGGTGATCTGTCCGGTAGCTTGGGCATGGACAGCCGCGAGCATTTGCTCGACGAGTTGGTGGCCCTGGACGAGCGCCGCAGTAAACTCGCCCTGGAGCATGGCCAGCATATGTTGGCAGCCGCTCAAGATCGGGTGCGCGAAGATGGCGTGAAGCAGGTCAGTGTGATGCAGCGCCACGGTAGCCTCGTTGATACAGTGGCCGAGATGGACAAGGATATTCGGGTGATGGTGCTGGGGCGTCTTGGTGAGGGTCACGAGTGCTCCGCCCATACCATTGGTTCCCATCTGGAAAATGTGATTCGCACCTCCCACCGGCCTATTCTGGTAGCGATGCCGGAGTTTTCCGTCCCCGGCAACTTTATGATTGCCTACGACGGCTCCAGCACCGCCGAAAAAGCATTGGACATGGTCGTGGCCAGCCCGCTGTTAAAGGGCCTTCCCTGTCATTTGGTGACGGTCTGCCCGGCCGGTGACGAGCGCCTGAGTCAGGTTGAACATGCCGCCCAGAAACTGCGCAGTGCCGGATTTGAGGTAGTCAATGAGCGTCTGGAAGGGGATGTTCACGATGCCTTGGCGGCGTACCAAAAAGACCGGGGTATTGAGCTGCTGGTAATGGGGGCCTACGGGCACTCCCGCATTCGTCAGTTTTTTGTGGGCAGCAATACCAGTCGTATCGTTAGCTTGAGCGATATTCCGGTATTGCTGCTGCGCTGA
- a CDS encoding SulP family inorganic anion transporter produces MIDTLKRDWLGNIRGDLLAGTVVALALIPEAIAFSIIAGVDPKVGLYASFCIAVITAITGGRPGMISAATAAMALLMITLVKDHGLEYLLAATLLTGVFQIMAGYLRLGSLMRFVSRSVVTGFVNALAILIFMAQLPELTNVTWHVYAMTAAGLGIIYLFPYVPVVGKSLPSPLVCIITLTAVSLAVGLDIRTVADLGELPDALPVFLWPDVPLTFETLQIIFPYAIAMAVVGLLESMMTATIVDDFTDTSSDKNRECKGQGLANIGAGLLGGMAGCAMIGQSIINVKSGGRGRLSCFVAGVFLLIMVVFLDEWIGQIPMAALVAVMIMVSIGTFSWDSLRNLRKHPLSSNIVMLATVAVVVATHNLALGVLVGVLLAVLFFSNKIARLMLVKSTANEAGTERRYTVAGQIFFASADAFIAAFDFKEVLERVIIDVSQAHFWDITSVSALDKVVIKFRREGTEVVVIGMNEASATIVDRFGVHDKPEEVEKLLGGH; encoded by the coding sequence ATGATTGATACCCTCAAGCGAGATTGGCTGGGCAATATTCGCGGCGATTTACTGGCTGGCACCGTGGTGGCGTTGGCATTGATTCCCGAGGCGATTGCCTTCTCGATCATCGCCGGGGTAGATCCCAAGGTGGGCTTGTACGCCTCCTTCTGTATCGCGGTGATTACCGCCATTACCGGTGGTCGGCCAGGGATGATTTCTGCCGCCACGGCGGCCATGGCGCTGCTGATGATCACGCTGGTGAAGGATCACGGGCTGGAATATTTGCTGGCGGCCACCCTGCTCACCGGGGTGTTTCAGATTATGGCCGGTTATCTGCGCCTGGGCAGTTTGATGCGCTTTGTGTCCCGGTCGGTGGTCACCGGTTTTGTTAACGCGCTGGCCATTCTGATTTTTATGGCCCAGTTGCCGGAGCTGACCAACGTGACCTGGCATGTCTACGCCATGACCGCTGCCGGGCTCGGCATTATCTACCTCTTTCCCTATGTGCCGGTGGTGGGTAAATCGCTGCCGTCGCCGCTGGTATGCATCATTACGCTAACCGCCGTTTCCCTCGCGGTGGGCCTGGATATTCGCACTGTGGCGGATCTGGGCGAGTTGCCCGATGCCTTGCCCGTATTTTTGTGGCCGGACGTGCCGCTGACCTTTGAGACCCTGCAGATTATCTTCCCCTACGCTATTGCCATGGCGGTGGTGGGTCTGTTGGAGTCGATGATGACGGCCACCATCGTTGATGACTTTACCGACACCAGCAGTGACAAAAACCGGGAGTGTAAGGGCCAGGGTCTGGCCAATATTGGTGCCGGTCTGCTCGGCGGGATGGCGGGCTGTGCGATGATCGGCCAGTCGATAATCAATGTGAAATCCGGTGGCCGGGGCCGCTTGTCCTGCTTTGTGGCCGGGGTGTTTCTGCTGATTATGGTGGTGTTTCTGGATGAGTGGATCGGCCAGATCCCGATGGCCGCGTTGGTGGCAGTGATGATTATGGTGTCCATTGGCACCTTTTCCTGGGATTCGCTGCGCAACCTGCGCAAGCATCCCCTGTCGAGCAATATCGTGATGCTGGCCACCGTGGCGGTGGTGGTGGCAACGCACAATCTGGCCCTGGGTGTGCTGGTGGGGGTGTTGCTGGCGGTGCTGTTCTTCTCCAACAAGATTGCCCGCTTGATGCTGGTCAAGAGCACTGCCAACGAGGCGGGCACCGAGCGCCGCTACACGGTGGCGGGTCAGATCTTCTTTGCCTCTGCTGATGCCTTTATCGCCGCCTTTGACTTCAAGGAGGTGCTGGAGCGTGTCATCATCGATGTCAGTCAGGCCCATTTCTGGGACATTACCTCGGTATCGGCGCTCGACAAAGTGGTGATCAAGTTCCGGCGGGAAGGAACTGAAGTGGTTGTGATCGGCATGAACGAGGCGAGCGCGACCATCGTGGATCGCTTTGGCGTGCACGATAAACCTGAGGAAGTGGAAAAGCTGTTGGGCGGCCACTGA
- a CDS encoding S1 family peptidase has protein sequence MRYLAIAVALLAFLTACATSPVDNAADVRGKVLLNEGITVPASLKVAYHTSLKERNKVITTGDGYGRWNQLVGKSLHSATELMVPSVFDDAESLVADAPFHYLLSFKGQPSFSSFMGHFTVELTVTVFTPDGMQIYQATTKTGRSGGGAGDGHAFEAAYASAIKDALHTFLNQEGNAKLQQLAKQPPGELTAALEDKLDIDTASTGTGFYINRQGELLTAYHVVKSCLKTEVQQRGEKYPAVLKGHSQVLDLALLSASHQPEAVAPMPQFSESDGLLGKQVFVTGFPLSDILSPYPSLTVGNISSVGGLRGGQGNFQFSAPIQPGNSGGPVLDYKGNVLGAVTSTLNQKMMLTKTGTTSQNLNFALNGRLIGAFLEKHGTAYSRAPSSLNFEQASAEAVKFTTQIICYQ, from the coding sequence ATGAGATACCTAGCTATCGCCGTGGCCCTTCTGGCCTTCCTGACCGCTTGCGCCACCTCACCGGTAGACAATGCCGCCGATGTCAGGGGCAAGGTGCTACTGAACGAAGGCATCACGGTGCCGGCGTCCTTGAAAGTGGCCTATCACACCAGCCTCAAAGAGCGGAATAAAGTTATCACCACCGGCGATGGCTACGGCCGCTGGAACCAACTGGTTGGAAAATCGCTGCATAGCGCCACCGAACTGATGGTGCCCAGCGTTTTTGACGACGCCGAGTCGTTAGTGGCCGACGCCCCGTTTCATTATCTGTTGAGTTTTAAAGGACAGCCCTCTTTCAGCAGCTTTATGGGCCACTTCACTGTTGAGCTGACAGTGACGGTATTTACACCGGACGGGATGCAGATTTATCAGGCGACCACCAAGACCGGCCGCTCGGGCGGCGGCGCGGGCGACGGCCACGCCTTTGAAGCAGCCTACGCATCAGCCATCAAGGACGCCCTGCATACCTTTCTCAATCAAGAGGGCAATGCCAAGCTTCAGCAGCTCGCCAAGCAGCCGCCGGGCGAGCTGACCGCCGCTCTGGAAGACAAGCTCGATATCGATACGGCTTCTACTGGCACTGGTTTTTATATCAATCGCCAAGGCGAACTGCTGACCGCCTATCACGTGGTTAAAAGCTGTCTGAAAACCGAGGTGCAGCAGCGCGGTGAAAAATACCCTGCCGTCTTGAAAGGGCACTCCCAGGTCCTCGACCTTGCTCTGCTCAGCGCCAGCCATCAGCCCGAGGCCGTGGCACCAATGCCGCAATTTTCTGAATCCGACGGCCTGCTCGGCAAGCAGGTATTTGTGACCGGCTTTCCGCTGTCTGACATTCTATCGCCCTACCCCAGCCTGACCGTCGGCAATATCAGCTCGGTGGGTGGCCTGCGCGGCGGCCAGGGGAATTTCCAGTTCAGTGCACCGATCCAGCCCGGGAACAGTGGTGGACCGGTACTGGATTACAAAGGCAATGTTCTCGGCGCGGTGACCAGCACCCTCAATCAGAAGATGATGCTCACCAAAACCGGCACCACCTCCCAGAACTTGAATTTTGCCTTGAACGGCCGATTGATTGGCGCCTTCCTTGAGAAACACGGTACCGCTTACAGCCGCGCGCCCTCGTCGCTCAACTTCGAGCAGGCCTCAGCCGAAGCGGTGAAGTTCACCACCCAGATCATCTGCTACCAATAA